AATTATGGCAGATTCTTAAATCAATTGATATAGTAAGTTGAGTAGTTCTTTAGAGGGTGGGTTGCTGGCTATTGTAGTTCTAGCACTTATAAACAGACTTATTTTGGGTTTTTATTAAGTTTGAATCATGTCAAGTATTAGAATGGCAGTGTTATGTTGGCCTATCAGAAATAATTTGCTTTTGTGCCATTCTGATGTGTAAGATTAAAAAACTCTAAGATAGgggttcccgccgtggctcagtggctaatgaatccgactaggaaccatgaggttgtgggttcaatccctggccttgctcagtggattaaggatccggcgttgctgtgagctatggtttaggtcgaagatgcggctcagatcccgcgttgctctggctctggcgtaggccagcggctgtagctctgattagacctctagcctgagaacctccatatgtcgcaggtgcggccctagaaaggaaaacaaaaaacaaaaaaaaaaactaagatatATTTTTGTGGAAGGACATTAGGGGTGGGTGATTATTTACTTCATCCTAAAACATACTCAGACAAGAtaattttgataacattttaaacatataaaaatgtaaattgaatCAGCTTAAGTACCTTTCTTATTGAATACCTAATAAAGAGTGGGGAGTTTACTTATAAGATACTGCATTTAGTCATAAAAGGATGTTATTGATACTATGAAAGCCAGTTACATCTAAATTTATATCACTTTTTGTAAGAACATTGGAATACTGCTATAGCTTCATTCaaaaactataggagttcccgtcatggcgcagtggttaacgaatccgactaagaaccatgaggttgcgggttcgatccctggccttgctcagtgggttagggatccagcgttgccgtgagctgtggtgtaggtcgcagatgtggctcggatctcatgttgctgtggccctggtgtaggccggtggctgcagctccaattagacccctagcctgggaacctccatgtgccgccggcatagccctaaaagacaaaaaaaaaaaaaaacccaaagctgTTACTACGTTAGTAATAATGTCGTTGGGTCAGTAATATTTAAGTCTAGTTTTTCCATTCTGTCTAAACTTAGCTTTGGATAAACATATACAACCTCTTAATTTAGCAGCATATACAGAGCCGTCGGTCATGGTCTCTACATCTGAGTATGAACATCTCCTCTGTTAAAGGTGCTGAACACATCTgacaaattataaaatgtgtCAGAAACAAAAGACACAAGGAAGTGCTTGGGTATCTTGCCAAAGGAGAGATCACTTCTGAAGGTGCTGTGGAGATGTAGTTGAGCTTTACCGAGAAGGGGGAGGCAGGATTTAGTGGGCAGAGTTGCGGATAAAAGTATTCTAGGCGGTGGGTTTGAAATTAATGAGGAGGTTCACTTACGGCCTTGAGAAAACTGTGGAACGAACTGCTATCCGAATCCCTAAGAATGAGGAGGAAGTGAACCAGAATGTTTCttaatttaggttgtttcagGTAGTCTTCTCTATCTTGAAGTAAAAAGTATGAGAAGCTTTTAaacctgttatttttatttagatactGAGGACAGCATGAATGATCATGAAGACACAAATGGTTCAAAAGAAAGTTTTAGAGAACAAGATATATATCTTCCAATTGCAAATGTTGCAAGGATAATGAAAAATGCCATACCTCAAACGGGAAAGGTAATGCCGAGGAGAAGTTTCACTAGCTTGTTTTTctcaggggtggggcggggaggggaggggtaaAACTGCATGAACACGTGGTTCATGAATATAGTGAGCTCTTGATGTCAGTCATTCAGCCTTTCAGCAAAACGCCTATTTCCGTTCTAGTTCAGTTTGGTTAGTTACTAAGCGGTGCTCCAGTTGTAGTTCTCTCAAGTCCTCAAGTgctggaagcattttttttttaatttttaaaattataattgatttacaatgtgccaatttctgctgtacagcagagtgattcagtcatacatatatatatacattcccttccTCATATTCCGTCATGttcatcccaagagactggatatagtgccctgtgttgtatagtaggacttcattgcttatccaaggAAGCATTTTGAACAGAATTAAGAAtcaacttagggagttcccgtcgtggcgcagtggttaatgaatccgactaggaaccatgaggttgcgggttcggtccctgtccttgctcagtgggttaacgatccggcgttgccgtgagctgtggtgtaggttgcagatgcggctcggatcccgcattgctgtggctctggcgtaggccggtggctacagctccgattcaacccctagcctgggaacctccatatgctgcgggagcggcccaagaaatagcaacaacaacaacaacaaaagacaaaaaaaaaaaaaaaaaaagaatcaacttaAAAATAGGTGCATTGTCAGAACCATCAGGTTTGGACAGGTTTTGCAGCAAAATTGGGTCATATTGGATTGATATGGATGCAGTTAAGATTTCTCCCCAATTCTTATATTTGGAGACtttatacacatttataaatgtcttttatatatatatatatatatgcacacacacacacatatatatatatatattttttttttttccacacctgtggcaagtggaagttcctagaccaaggactgaacccacaccacagcagtgacctgagcacttgcagtgacaacactagatccttaatctgctgcaccaggaGAACTCcaatattaacatatatttaaattcaacaggcatgtttttgtttttgttttttttctttttcttttttcttttttggctgccctgtggcatatggagttcccgagtcaggggtcagatccaagctgcagttgtgacttatgctACAGTTGTGACAATGCCaatccctttaacccactgtgccaattGTGGGTTCATACCTGCCagttggtgctgcagagatgctgccgattcCATTGTACCACTCtgatggcaagattttttttttaaaagtagttttgtGAAACAAGCCGCTGTATAAACAGTTACTtctgatagtttttaaaaactcattgtCACTCTACTTATCCCTTGGTCTGAACTAAAATCCAcactttttatattgttttgtattGCAATAATAAGCTTTTCTCTCATGGTAGCTTAGAAAATActtatgaaattattaaaacttaCAAAGAAATACATTACTAAAATACATCACTAAGCCTACAAGTTCCAATTTGACATTCtccctgtgtttctttgtttggttttagggctgcacctgcagcatatggaagttgctaggctaggggtcaagtcagagttgcagctgccaaccctcaCCAGTTGCACCAATgcacatccgagccgcatctgtgagcttgcagcagtaccggatccttaacccactgagcgaggccagggatcaaacacgcatcttcatggatactagtcaggttcttaactcactgagccacaatgggaactcccctccctatGTTTTAAGGGGGGAAAGTGCAATTGCCGATATTGCTTATTAGGCTAGGCCTGCACTGCCCAGTACAGTGGCTGCTAGCCATATGTGGTTCCTGAGCTCTTGAAATACTGGCCAATttgaattgagatgtgctgtaaaTATAAAATGCCATTAAGTTCCTATGGTAGCTCAGCGGTAGTGAGCcctactagtatccctgaggatgtgggttcaatccctggcctcgctttaatccctggcctcactcggtgggttaaggatctggcattgccaagagctatggtataggttgcagatgtgtcttggatcccacattcctgtggctgtggtgtaggctggcagctgtaggtgagtcaacccctaccctgggaactttcatatgccacaggtatgaccctcaaaagccaaaaaaaaaaaaaaaaaaagccaaccctcAAACCCCCCAGATTTTGAAGGcctagtatgaaaaaaagaatgaaaatatctcaatttttaaatgtttgatcttattgaagtgtagttgatttacagtatataaaatctcagttttaaaattgattctctgtttaaaatggtaatattttggatttattaagttaaagtatattattaaaatttatttcatgtgtttcttttttttaatgtagctgcTAGAAAAATCTAATGTTATGTATACAGCTCTCATTATATTATGGTGCTTGACTTCATTTAGGCAACTCTTGTTGCTTTTCTCTAGGATGTAAATAGGTACTGTAGACAGTCTCTTTCAGCAAGGATGTTGTTTTTGTTAGAAGTGGCTTTGGAATTGCATGATTTAACCTGTTAGCGTTTCAGTTTCAAACCCCAAACCTCCAAGAGAAGAGTTATTTTTGTAATGAAATGGCAGGGGTGTGCTTTTTTTGGTAGGCTTTTTTATAAACTCAAAACCTATACTTGATACTTTGTATCttcattaataaaaatgtcaCCAGATGTCATTATTTCACTCCCTTGGAAGTCTTACATGAATTCAGTgtttagttttaaaagtttttccaGTGTCTTCATTGGTGGAAATCCCAGGGCCAAGAAGTCTAGCCCACAGTATACTCCAGACATGACAGAACTGCTTTTCTTGGGGCACTTGGTTATTAAGAATTTTCATCTTTAAGGGGTGGTAAGACCATCCAGTGGTTGCTTTTATACCtaaattttgtctgttttctgtgGATAGTTGTCAAGGCTTCTCATTTCTATTTGAGCTTTTAGTCTCACTCTGAGGCTTGGAATTGTGATAGCACACACCGTGTCAATGTTATTAgcgtatattttaaagattaaaataagtTAATGGTCATAAACTGAAATTTCTCTTCTTCTGAATAGCTCTTTACTTTTGCAAGTTATTAGGAAGGTGATGGTTATATTCCCTGCAAACATGCCTATGATTTTTTCCCTTCAGATTGCAAAAGATGCCAAAGAATGTGTTCAAGAGTGTGTGAGTGAGTTCATCAGCTTTATCACATCTGAAGCAAGTGAGAGATGCCATCAAGAGAAACGGAAGACAATCAATGGGGAAGATATTCTCTTCGCCATGTCTACTCTGGGCTTTGACAGTTATGTAGAACCTCTGAAGTTGTACCTTCAGAAGTTCAGAGAGGTCAGTAAAGTGTCTTCCATTAtgctttttagaaaataagataCACTATccactttaactttttaaatgtaatattcatttctctttgtttaaTCACTAATGACAGCATAGTTACGAAATGATTAAGACCATGGACTCTGGATTCAGAGTACCTGAGTGCTAAACCCTGTGACCCTAGACAGGCTGCTTAAGTATCTTAGACCTTGGTTTCCTGGTGAGGCTAATAACACTCTACTTAACAGAGTTACTGAGAGGACTAAGTAAAATAACTCATGTACAGCACCTAGCTTTGCATGTAGTGAGTGATCAGTAATGTTAGCATGTGCCGTTTTGGTTGTGAATTTACAAGAGGTAGCATCTCAAAGCTTGGGCCTTTTTAGATAAAAAAGGAATTGAAGCTGTGTCTTTTTCGTATTGTTGATTGAATTCttctacatttcctctttggtttttctttgccTGTGGTCTGAATTTTGTGAAAATGAATTGACATCAGCTTATTTATTTCCGCACTTCAACTTAGGTGTCAGATTCACACTGCTTTCAAACTATTTCCTCAATATCTTTAGTGTTAGAATCCCATTAAATTAGTGATATCTGCACAGAATAAATGATTAAAGTAGGAGGAGCACGTGTAAATTCTCTCAgaacttttctaaattttcagcATCATTAGCACCTTGGAGTGGACAGAAACTTAGAGGTCTTTGATCCAAACTAATTTTGATTTAGGAACTTTAAACTCCAAATTGGTTGCTACAGTACTGCCCAGTTGGCCAAGAGCTGTGTATATAGTTAAATCATAACTTGGATCATTTGTAGTAGATTTATAAATTGaatatttatagtatttggtAGACTACTTCGTCTGTAAGTagacttctgttttccttttgatgTAGTGTGGAATTAGAATAATTTACTTTTACTCATAAGTGTTTTTAGATTTTCTAAGTTATTATCAACACGGTCTTATGATTATTACTGCTTATGTAAAAAGTTAGCATTTTGAAGGGCCTCTTCATATGTTGTTAACCAGAAGTGTTAATAAATACTCTGTATTTTGTAGTAAGAGCAGGTCTTAATTTTAGGAAGTAAGCAAGCATCTCATTTAGGAaacaggttttgttgttgttttgaataCCAGTGATTACTTTTTTGATTTTCCTTCCTCAGGCtatgaaaggagagaagggaattGGTGGAGCAGTCACAGCTACAGATGGACTGAGTGAAGAGCTTACAGAAGAGGCATTTAGTAAGCAGTGTTATGTTACCTTTATGCAACTAAATTTGTTCTGTATTGCAAGTCAGGTAGATTGTTCGCAGTGATCAATACTATATACATGTATCTACTGGAACTTTTGGAACATTAGCACTGAATGTTTTGACATAACACTATTTTGAATTGTTCTTGCTAGTTCTTGTCCTTACATTTGAAGTCGGTGAGGCATATGCATGGAAATTTTAATTCTGCAGAGATTATAATTATTCACTGATAGTTCTGATTTCTGTAGTCCCTAGCTTTTGGCTTAGATGCACATGAGATAGGCCTATTGAGAATTATTGATTGTAATATAAAATCTTgtgatttaaataaatttgaagtgAAGGTTTCTTAAAAATTGTCTACTGGTAAAATAAAAGGTCTTTTgggattattttatatgttatatatatgtgtgtgtgtatatagaaatatatttttttatatttataaatataaataaatatatcttttggtctttttagggctgcccacggcatatggaggttcccaggctaggggtctaattggagctacagctgccggcctacaccgcagcaacgctagatccaagctgtgtctgcgacatacaccacagctcacagcaatgccagatccttaacccagtgagcgaggccccggatcagacccgcaacctcagggttcctagtcggatttccgctgtgccacgacgggaacttcctatatatattt
Above is a window of Sus scrofa isolate TJ Tabasco breed Duroc chromosome 5, Sscrofa11.1, whole genome shotgun sequence DNA encoding:
- the NFYB gene encoding nuclear transcription factor Y subunit beta → MTMDGDSSTTDASQLGISADYIGGSHYVIQPHDDTEDSMNDHEDTNGSKESFREQDIYLPIANVARIMKNAIPQTGKIAKDAKECVQECVSEFISFITSEASERCHQEKRKTINGEDILFAMSTLGFDSYVEPLKLYLQKFREAMKGEKGIGGAVTATDGLSEELTEEAFTNQLPAGLITADGQQQNVMVYTTSYQQISGVQQIQFS